A stretch of Pseudomonas taetrolens DNA encodes these proteins:
- a CDS encoding glycine cleavage system protein R, whose translation MSTPTVREQFLVISALGANPMELTNVLCRASHENRCAVVTSRLTRHGECSALVLEVTGSWDALARLEAGLPALAKKHAFSVNVVRSAALETRPQALPYVAYVSSAYRSDIINELCQFFTDHNVELENLTCDTYQAPQTGGTMLNATFTVTLPAGVQISWLRDQFLDFADALNLDALIEPWRPQNPM comes from the coding sequence ATGTCCACCCCCACAGTCCGCGAACAATTCCTTGTCATCAGTGCCCTTGGCGCCAACCCAATGGAGCTGACTAACGTCCTGTGTCGCGCCAGCCATGAAAATCGCTGCGCCGTCGTGACCTCCCGCCTGACTCGCCACGGCGAATGCAGTGCGCTGGTCCTGGAAGTCACCGGTAGCTGGGACGCCCTGGCTCGCCTTGAGGCCGGGCTGCCGGCTCTCGCCAAGAAACACGCCTTCAGCGTTAACGTGGTGCGCAGTGCCGCGCTCGAAACCCGGCCCCAGGCGCTGCCGTACGTGGCTTATGTCAGCTCGGCGTACCGCTCGGACATCATCAATGAGCTATGCCAGTTTTTCACCGACCACAACGTCGAGCTGGAAAACCTGACCTGCGACACCTATCAGGCACCGCAAACCGGCGGCACCATGCTCAACGCCACGTTCACCGTGACCTTGCCGGCCGGCGTACAAATCAGCTGGCTGCGTGATCAGTTCCTGGACTTCGCCGACGCGCTGAACCTCGATGCACTGATCGAACCGTGGCGCCCACAGAACCCAATGTAA
- the dapA gene encoding 4-hydroxy-tetrahydrodipicolinate synthase, which translates to MIAGSMVALVTPMDAQGRLDWDALSKLVDFHLQAGTNAIVAVGTTGESATLDVNEHIEVIRFVVKQVAGRIPVIAGTGANSTREAIELTTNAKAAGADACLLVTPYYNKPTQEGLYQHFRAIAEAVDIPQILYNVPGRTACDMLPATVIRLSSVPNIIGIKEATGDLQRVTDILAGVSSDFLVYSGDDATAVELILLGGKGNISVTANVAPREMSELCAAAMRGDAATARAIHEKLMPLNKTLFIESNPIPVKWALHEMGLMPDGIRLPLTWLSEPCHEPLRQALRQSGVLV; encoded by the coding sequence ATGATTGCGGGCAGTATGGTGGCACTGGTCACACCGATGGATGCACAAGGTCGTCTCGATTGGGACGCCCTGAGCAAACTGGTGGACTTTCACCTGCAAGCGGGCACCAACGCCATTGTTGCCGTTGGCACTACAGGTGAATCGGCAACACTGGATGTGAACGAACACATCGAAGTGATTCGTTTCGTCGTCAAGCAGGTTGCAGGGCGCATTCCGGTGATTGCCGGCACGGGCGCCAACTCGACGCGTGAAGCGATCGAGCTGACCACCAACGCGAAGGCCGCCGGCGCTGATGCGTGCCTGCTGGTCACGCCGTATTACAACAAACCGACCCAGGAAGGCCTGTATCAGCACTTCCGTGCGATCGCCGAAGCAGTCGACATTCCGCAGATCCTGTACAACGTGCCGGGCCGTACGGCCTGCGACATGTTGCCAGCCACCGTCATACGCCTGTCGAGCGTACCGAACATCATCGGTATCAAGGAAGCCACCGGCGACCTGCAGCGCGTCACGGACATCCTGGCCGGCGTCAGCAGCGACTTCCTGGTGTACTCCGGCGATGACGCGACGGCAGTCGAGCTGATTCTGCTCGGCGGCAAGGGCAACATCTCGGTCACCGCCAACGTGGCGCCGCGTGAAATGAGCGAATTGTGTGCGGCGGCCATGCGTGGCGATGCGGCCACAGCGCGTGCGATTCACGAAAAGCTGATGCCGCTCAATAAAACCCTGTTTATCGAATCCAACCCGATCCCCGTGAAATGGGCGCTGCACGAGATGGGCCTGATGCCGGACGGTATCCGTCTGCCGCTCACCTGGCTCAGCGAACCCTGCCACGAACCGCTGCGTCAGGCTCTGCGCCAGTCCGGTGTTTTGGTTTAA
- a CDS encoding COX aromatic rich motif-containing protein has translation MKGVFTWALVVSALSLPTLALAASPAETQVYSAGFIDAAGPVAAAQFEHFKTIILLMLIVVVPIFILVPWVLWRYRRGGRGAYRPDWDFNWGNEAVLWGVPIVLIIILSLALWAHTHKYDPYRPLGNDPLDIEVVSLDWKFLFIYPQQGIATLDYLALEQDRPVRLKLTSGTVMQSFMIPQLAGQIYTMAGMTTQLNLMADREGEYLGRNTQYNGDGFATQSFRTTVMPASQFDRWVQDTRKSTQTLDQATYDALLKPSVEHAPRYYGTVENGLFDRVLSSFTGGHAHAGRTAPEATPPSEHHHPQNNAKGAEQ, from the coding sequence GTGAAAGGAGTTTTCACGTGGGCCCTGGTTGTTTCGGCCCTTTCGTTGCCGACCTTGGCACTAGCCGCTTCACCTGCCGAAACGCAAGTGTATTCCGCCGGGTTTATCGACGCGGCAGGCCCGGTCGCCGCCGCGCAATTCGAGCACTTCAAGACGATCATTTTGCTGATGCTTATCGTCGTCGTGCCCATTTTTATTCTGGTGCCGTGGGTGCTGTGGCGTTACCGACGGGGCGGACGCGGTGCGTACCGGCCGGACTGGGATTTCAACTGGGGCAACGAAGCTGTTTTGTGGGGCGTCCCCATTGTGTTGATCATTATCCTCAGTTTGGCGCTGTGGGCGCACACACACAAGTACGACCCTTACCGTCCGCTTGGCAACGACCCGCTGGACATTGAAGTGGTCTCGCTGGACTGGAAATTCCTGTTTATCTACCCGCAACAGGGCATCGCAACGCTGGATTATCTGGCCCTTGAGCAAGACCGTCCTGTCAGGCTGAAGCTCACCAGCGGTACGGTCATGCAGTCCTTCATGATCCCGCAATTGGCCGGGCAGATTTACACCATGGCCGGCATGACCACGCAATTGAACCTGATGGCCGACCGTGAGGGTGAGTATCTGGGGCGGAACACGCAATACAACGGCGATGGTTTCGCCACCCAATCCTTTCGTACCACGGTGATGCCCGCTTCGCAGTTCGACCGATGGGTCCAGGACACGCGAAAAAGCACTCAGACACTGGACCAGGCCACGTATGACGCACTGCTAAAACCCAGTGTCGAGCATGCACCGCGTTATTACGGCACGGTTGAAAACGGTTTGTTTGATCGCGTTCTCTCCAGTTTTACCGGCGGTCATGCCCACGCTGGCAGAACAGCCCCCGAGGCGACACCGCCGAGCGAGCACCATCACCCACAGAACAATGCAAAAGGGGCAGAGCAGTGA
- the bamC gene encoding outer membrane protein assembly factor BamC encodes MKRLAGLSALAVIISSTSGCGWLWGPEGYFRDRGSDYLEAHQAPPMQLPPGVQTDKRLVPLLPIPGNVPDDSVKGEFEVPRPQPLLVAANASDFTLQKSGDSRWVMAQRPPVEVWSVATQFFQDNGFRIDEQRPQTGEFTTTWQRADELSAPMARHIGSSGLAADSETRLRVRIEPGVQRNTSEIYIVSANRPAGSTANAEFSNRSVNTGLDAALVDEMLISMNRNAEKGGSVSLLAARDFDTPTRVSLSEDGSGNPVLSLNEDLDRAWSSVGRALEQGEWRVEDINRTLGLYYINLAEKAEKKDEKPGFFSGLFGSKPNQEEVEARAERYQVRLSKVGETVQVTVEENINKVASPEVARKVLGVIQDNLG; translated from the coding sequence ATGAAGCGATTGGCCGGACTTTCCGCACTAGCCGTGATTATTTCGAGCACCAGCGGCTGTGGTTGGCTGTGGGGTCCAGAAGGTTATTTCCGGGACCGTGGCAGCGATTATCTGGAAGCGCATCAAGCACCGCCCATGCAATTGCCGCCGGGTGTCCAGACTGACAAGCGCCTTGTACCGCTGTTGCCAATCCCCGGCAACGTGCCCGACGACAGCGTCAAGGGCGAGTTTGAAGTGCCGCGCCCGCAACCGTTGCTGGTGGCCGCGAATGCCAGCGACTTCACCCTGCAAAAGAGTGGCGACAGCCGCTGGGTGATGGCGCAGCGTCCGCCGGTAGAAGTCTGGTCGGTGGCGACGCAGTTCTTCCAGGACAACGGTTTCCGTATCGACGAGCAACGCCCGCAGACCGGCGAGTTCACCACGACCTGGCAGCGCGCTGACGAGCTTTCGGCGCCGATGGCCCGCCATATCGGCAGCAGCGGCCTTGCCGCCGACAGCGAAACCCGCCTGCGGGTCCGCATCGAGCCCGGCGTGCAGCGCAATACCAGCGAAATCTACATCGTCAGTGCCAACCGGCCTGCCGGCAGCACCGCCAATGCCGAGTTCAGCAACCGTTCGGTCAATACCGGTCTGGATGCTGCCCTGGTTGACGAAATGCTGATCAGCATGAACCGCAACGCCGAGAAGGGCGGTTCGGTGTCGTTGCTGGCCGCACGGGACTTCGATACCCCGACCCGCGTCAGCCTGAGCGAAGACGGCAGCGGTAACCCGGTGCTGAGCCTCAACGAAGACCTCGATCGTGCATGGTCGAGTGTCGGCCGTGCGCTTGAGCAGGGCGAATGGCGCGTTGAAGACATCAACCGTACCTTGGGCCTGTACTACATCAACCTGGCCGAAAAAGCCGAGAAGAAGGACGAGAAACCCGGTTTCTTCTCCGGCCTCTTTGGCAGCAAGCCGAACCAGGAAGAAGTTGAAGCACGTGCCGAGCGTTATCAGGTGCGTCTGAGCAAGGTTGGCGAGACGGTGCAAGTGACTGTCGAAGAAAACATCAACAAGGTTGCCTCGCCGGAAGTGGCGCGCAAAGTGTTGGGCGTCATTCAAGACAACCTGGGCTGA
- a CDS encoding FdhF/YdeP family oxidoreductase codes for MSKEGKVDGIRDYKAPAGGWGALKATANAIREQMENVDAVTTLLRTNQPDGFDCPGCAWPDKKHHATFEFCENGAKAVTWEATSKRATPELFAAHTVSDLLNRSDHELENYGRLTNPLVYDRASDTFKPVAWETAFERIGEVLRNLDPTQVEFYTSGRASNEAAYLFQLFARGLGSNNFADCSNLCHEPTSVGLPRSIGIGKGTVSLEDFDQCELVISVGHNPGTNHPRMMGTLHEVSRRKVPILVFNPIRERALEIFADPQNMVEMATYGSTPIASTYLDVKAGGDVAAIKGVMKAVLALEERVGGVLDHDFIATHTNGFEALKADLIATDWTVIEHHSGLTRDALERVAAAYAKSNATIITYGMGITQHNAGTENVRSLCNLLMLRGNLGKPGAGICPLRGHSNVQGNRTVGITEKPSASFLAKIEQVMGFKPPAAAGHNAVQTMQAMVTGNSKALICLGGNFAVALPDPERCFPAMKQLDLSVHIGTKLNRSHLLVAKETYLFPCLGRTELDLQNGIAQAITVEDSMSMVHASSGRLPPASEHLRSEPAIVAGMASATLPHLPIEWQDLTEHYDRIRDLIEKTIPGFDDYNQRIRVPGGFRLPLPPTERIWPTPSGKAEFYVYPGVDEDWVVEDPDVLRLMTLRSHDQYNTTIYSMDDRYRGVFGRRDVLFISAEDLQARGLAHGDLVDIETVHAGRRMRYEKITAVEHKITPGSVGAYYPEANCLIALENIDPQSGIPAYKSVPVRVTRSGLN; via the coding sequence ATGTCTAAAGAAGGGAAAGTCGATGGTATTCGTGATTACAAGGCACCCGCCGGTGGGTGGGGTGCATTAAAGGCAACGGCCAATGCCATTCGCGAGCAAATGGAGAATGTGGATGCCGTTACCACCCTCCTGAGAACCAACCAGCCCGACGGCTTCGATTGCCCTGGCTGCGCATGGCCAGACAAAAAGCACCACGCCACCTTCGAGTTTTGCGAGAACGGTGCCAAGGCTGTGACGTGGGAAGCGACGAGCAAACGCGCGACCCCGGAGCTTTTTGCGGCTCACACGGTGAGCGATCTGCTGAATCGCAGCGATCACGAACTGGAGAACTACGGGCGCCTCACCAACCCGCTGGTCTACGACCGTGCTTCAGACACCTTCAAGCCCGTGGCGTGGGAAACCGCGTTTGAGCGCATTGGTGAAGTGCTGCGCAACCTTGACCCAACCCAGGTGGAGTTCTACACGTCCGGTCGTGCTTCTAACGAGGCGGCCTACCTGTTCCAGTTGTTCGCCCGGGGGCTGGGCTCCAACAACTTTGCCGACTGCTCTAACCTGTGCCACGAGCCCACCAGTGTCGGGCTGCCGCGCTCCATCGGTATCGGCAAGGGCACCGTGTCCCTGGAAGACTTTGATCAGTGTGAGCTGGTGATATCGGTTGGGCATAACCCCGGCACTAATCACCCACGTATGATGGGTACGCTGCATGAGGTATCGCGGCGCAAGGTGCCGATTCTGGTGTTCAATCCCATCCGTGAACGTGCCCTGGAAATCTTTGCCGACCCGCAAAACATGGTGGAGATGGCCACCTATGGTTCTACGCCGATTGCTTCCACCTACCTGGACGTAAAGGCCGGTGGTGATGTTGCCGCCATCAAAGGGGTGATGAAGGCGGTGCTGGCCCTTGAGGAGCGTGTGGGCGGCGTGCTTGACCATGACTTTATCGCGACGCACACCAACGGCTTCGAAGCATTGAAAGCCGATTTGATCGCCACTGACTGGACAGTGATCGAGCACCACAGTGGCTTGACCCGCGATGCGCTGGAGCGTGTCGCGGCAGCGTATGCCAAATCCAATGCCACCATCATCACCTATGGCATGGGCATCACTCAGCACAATGCGGGCACTGAAAACGTGCGTTCGTTGTGCAACCTGTTGATGCTGCGCGGCAACCTGGGCAAACCGGGTGCTGGTATCTGCCCCTTGCGTGGCCACTCCAATGTGCAGGGTAACCGCACGGTGGGCATTACCGAGAAACCCTCGGCCAGCTTCCTGGCGAAAATTGAACAGGTCATGGGCTTCAAGCCGCCTGCTGCAGCGGGCCACAATGCCGTGCAAACCATGCAGGCCATGGTGACAGGCAACTCAAAAGCATTGATTTGCCTGGGCGGCAATTTTGCAGTTGCCTTGCCAGACCCCGAGCGATGTTTCCCGGCCATGAAACAACTGGACCTGAGTGTGCACATCGGGACCAAGTTAAACCGCTCGCATTTGCTGGTGGCGAAAGAGACCTACCTGTTTCCTTGTCTGGGCCGTACCGAACTGGACCTGCAAAACGGTATCGCGCAGGCGATTACGGTCGAAGACTCGATGTCGATGGTGCATGCCTCTTCAGGCCGTTTGCCACCGGCTTCCGAACACCTTCGCTCCGAGCCCGCCATTGTGGCCGGCATGGCCAGCGCCACACTGCCTCATTTGCCGATCGAGTGGCAGGACCTGACAGAGCATTACGACCGGATCCGTGATCTGATCGAAAAAACTATCCCCGGCTTTGACGACTACAACCAGCGAATCCGCGTGCCCGGAGGTTTCAGGTTGCCCTTGCCGCCCACCGAACGCATTTGGCCAACCCCTTCCGGCAAGGCTGAGTTCTATGTGTACCCGGGCGTCGATGAAGACTGGGTCGTGGAGGACCCCGACGTGCTGCGTCTGATGACATTGCGCAGTCATGATCAATACAACACCACGATTTACTCCATGGACGACCGCTATCGGGGCGTTTTTGGTCGTCGCGATGTGTTGTTTATCAGCGCCGAAGACCTTCAGGCCCGCGGCCTGGCCCACGGGGATCTGGTGGACATCGAGACCGTTCATGCGGGTCGACGCATGCGCTATGAAAAAATCACGGCGGTGGAACACAAGATCACGCCAGGCTCTGTGGGGGCTTATTACCCGGAAGCCAACTGCTTGATCGCGCTGGAGAATATCGACCCTCAGAGCGGTATTCCGGCTTACAAGTCGGTGCCGGTACGCGTCACGCGTTCGGGCCTGAACTGA
- a CDS encoding peroxiredoxin, with translation MAVAIDQPVGEFTLPATGEQTVSLSQLKGKQVVIYFYPKDSTPGCTTEGQGFRDHYPAFQAANTEIFGVSRDSLKSHENFKAKQGFPFELLSDKDETLCQLFDVIKLKKLYGKEYMGVDRSTFLIDKDGVLRHEWRGVKVPGHVDAVLEQATALNQA, from the coding sequence ATGGCCGTAGCAATTGATCAGCCGGTAGGCGAATTCACGCTCCCGGCAACGGGCGAGCAAACCGTCAGCCTGTCGCAGCTTAAAGGCAAGCAGGTGGTGATTTACTTCTATCCCAAGGACAGCACCCCGGGCTGCACCACTGAAGGCCAGGGCTTTCGTGACCATTACCCGGCGTTTCAGGCGGCCAATACCGAAATCTTCGGTGTGTCGCGTGACAGCCTCAAGTCCCATGAAAACTTCAAGGCCAAGCAAGGTTTCCCGTTCGAGTTGCTGAGCGACAAGGACGAAACCCTGTGCCAGCTGTTTGACGTGATCAAGCTGAAAAAGCTTTACGGCAAGGAATACATGGGGGTCGACCGCAGCACGTTCCTGATCGACAAGGACGGCGTGTTGCGCCATGAATGGCGCGGCGTGAAAGTACCGGGTCATGTTGACGCGGTGCTGGAACAGGCAACAGCATTGAACCAGGCCTGA
- a CDS encoding MBL fold metallo-hydrolase encodes MRFAVLGSGSQGNGTLIASNNTCILVDCGFSLRETERRLVRLGVSPHQLSAILVTHEHADHVHGVGLLSRRYNLPVYMSRGTQRGMRKPLEPAGFVADGETLQIGALSVHVTRVAHDAQEPTQYVFSDGQRRFGLLTDLGSYCAGILDSYRDLDALMIEANHCRDLLARGHYPAFLKRRVGGQEGHLNNHQAASLVAELGWQDLQHLVLAHLSSKNNLPQLARQCFVDTLGCDPDWLQLADQDSGLDWRTIA; translated from the coding sequence ATGCGTTTTGCCGTTCTCGGCAGTGGTAGCCAAGGGAATGGCACGCTGATAGCCAGCAACAACACCTGTATCCTGGTCGATTGCGGTTTCTCCTTGCGAGAAACCGAGCGCCGCCTGGTTCGGTTGGGCGTCAGCCCACACCAGCTGAGCGCGATTCTGGTCACCCACGAACATGCCGACCACGTGCATGGCGTGGGTTTGCTGTCTCGGCGCTACAATTTGCCGGTGTACATGAGTCGTGGTACTCAGCGCGGGATGCGCAAGCCGTTGGAACCTGCCGGCTTCGTGGCGGATGGCGAGACGTTGCAGATCGGGGCATTGAGTGTCCATGTGACCCGCGTCGCCCATGATGCCCAGGAGCCTACCCAGTATGTGTTCAGCGACGGTCAGCGGCGTTTCGGCCTGTTGACCGATCTGGGTTCATATTGCGCAGGCATCCTGGACAGCTACCGCGACCTGGATGCGCTCATGATCGAGGCTAACCATTGCCGCGACCTGCTTGCCCGTGGTCACTACCCCGCGTTTCTCAAACGGCGGGTCGGTGGCCAGGAAGGACATTTGAACAACCATCAGGCCGCAAGCCTGGTGGCCGAGTTGGGCTGGCAGGACCTGCAACACCTGGTACTGGCTCACCTCAGCAGCAAGAACAACCTGCCGCAGCTGGCCCGGCAATGTTTTGTCGACACCCTAGGGTGCGACCCGGACTGGCTGCAACTGGCCGATCAAGATTCAGGGCTCGACTGGCGCACAATCGCCTAG
- the purC gene encoding phosphoribosylaminoimidazolesuccinocarboxamide synthase has protein sequence MEKREELYRGKAKSVYKTDDENRLILLFRNDTSAFDGKRIEQLDRKGMVNNKFNAFIMQKLEEAGVPTQFDKLLGDNECLVKKLDMIPVECVVRNYAAGSLVKRLGVEEGMKLNPHTFELFLKDDAKGDPFINESHVVAFGWGTAEQLVRMKELSLKVNEVLNKLFDDAGLLLVDFKLEFGVFHDGSIVLGDEFSPDGCRLWDKATGKKMDKDRFRQGLGDVIEAYEEVAQRLGVPL, from the coding sequence ATGGAAAAACGTGAAGAACTCTATCGCGGTAAAGCGAAATCGGTTTACAAGACCGATGACGAAAACCGCTTGATCCTGTTGTTTCGCAACGACACCTCGGCGTTCGACGGTAAGCGTATCGAACAGCTCGACCGCAAAGGCATGGTGAACAACAAGTTCAACGCCTTCATCATGCAGAAACTCGAAGAAGCCGGCGTGCCGACCCAATTCGACAAACTGCTGGGCGACAACGAATGCCTGGTGAAAAAGCTCGACATGATCCCGGTCGAATGCGTTGTGCGTAACTACGCAGCGGGCAGCCTGGTCAAGCGCCTGGGTGTGGAAGAGGGCATGAAGCTCAACCCGCACACCTTCGAACTGTTCCTCAAGGACGACGCCAAGGGCGACCCGTTCATCAACGAATCCCACGTTGTGGCATTCGGTTGGGGCACTGCCGAGCAACTGGTTCGCATGAAAGAACTGTCGCTCAAGGTCAACGAAGTCCTGAACAAACTGTTCGACGACGCCGGCTTGCTGCTGGTGGACTTCAAGCTTGAATTCGGCGTATTCCACGACGGCTCCATCGTCCTGGGTGACGAATTCAGCCCGGACGGCTGCCGTCTGTGGGACAAGGCCACCGGCAAGAAAATGGACAAGGACCGCTTCCGCCAGGGTCTGGGCGACGTTATCGAAGCCTACGAAGAAGTTGCCCAGCGCCTTGGCGTCCCGCTTTAA
- the queF gene encoding NADPH-dependent 7-cyano-7-deazaguanine reductase QueF (Catalyzes the NADPH-dependent reduction of 7-cyano-7-deazaguanine (preQ0) to 7-aminomethyl-7-deazaguanine (preQ1) in queuosine biosynthesis): protein MHPAAEHSPLGKSSEYISTYTPSLLFPIPRAAKWAELGLSAETLPYVGVDFWNCFELSWLLPSGKPVVAIGEFCFAADSPNIVESKSFKLYLNSLNQTVFTDVQSLEATLQADLSAASGKPVSVRVRSLNDVQADGVGTLPGVCIDELDISVSDYAQPRPELLKCDESRVIEESLYSHLLKSNCPVTSQPDWGTVVVEYRGAALDHASLLAYLVSFRQHSDFHEQCVERIFLDLQRLLKPEKLTVYARYVRRGGLDINPYRSTEAVEFQNLRLVRQ, encoded by the coding sequence ATGCATCCCGCAGCCGAACATTCGCCGCTGGGCAAGTCCAGTGAATACATCAGCACTTACACGCCGTCCTTGCTGTTCCCGATCCCGCGTGCAGCAAAATGGGCCGAGCTGGGCCTGAGCGCCGAAACGCTGCCTTATGTCGGGGTGGACTTCTGGAACTGCTTCGAACTGTCATGGCTGTTGCCATCAGGCAAGCCAGTGGTAGCCATTGGCGAGTTCTGCTTTGCCGCAGATTCGCCGAACATCGTTGAATCCAAGTCTTTCAAGCTGTACTTGAACTCCCTGAACCAGACCGTTTTTACCGATGTGCAAAGCCTTGAAGCGACCTTGCAGGCTGATTTGTCAGCGGCTTCCGGGAAGCCTGTCAGCGTGCGCGTGCGCAGCTTGAATGACGTTCAGGCGGATGGCGTGGGTACTTTGCCGGGTGTGTGCATCGATGAGCTGGATATCAGCGTCAGTGATTACGCCCAGCCACGTCCTGAGCTGCTCAAGTGCGATGAGTCACGGGTCATTGAAGAAAGCCTGTACAGCCATCTGCTCAAGTCCAACTGCCCGGTGACCAGTCAGCCAGACTGGGGGACAGTGGTCGTCGAGTACCGCGGTGCGGCGCTGGATCACGCCAGCCTGCTGGCGTATCTGGTCAGCTTTCGCCAGCACTCGGATTTTCATGAGCAATGTGTGGAGAGGATCTTTCTCGACCTGCAGCGTCTGCTCAAGCCTGAAAAACTGACCGTGTATGCGCGTTATGTGCGTCGTGGCGGGCTGGACATCAACCCGTACCGCAGCACCGAAGCGGTTGAGTTCCAGAATCTGCGCTTAGTGCGTCAGTAA